From the genome of Triticum aestivum cultivar Chinese Spring chromosome 3B, IWGSC CS RefSeq v2.1, whole genome shotgun sequence, one region includes:
- the LOC123066353 gene encoding uncharacterized protein, which produces MATGSMETAIMSDPTIKLPDDLLVEIISRVPFKSTRCCKCVSTRWRDLISHPDHRDKLPRSTLAGFFCKNRGMDCDPRFHDVYHSVSGDWCPFDDSLSFLPEYEELDILDCCNGLLLCLCSQPYAEKPDYVVCNPATEKWVTFPANRIVSFARLGFDPAVSSHFHVFELVPINSKVDMIIGSKRWGSTLPKLEVGHIKLLGTIQLRYSTFQVAHFSAGCCIYLLIIIQLQPSMWREIVGSFLFLLLMMLLLFLMSMYHGDNCISQIGVLLNYQSGFLKTLVVKIVGP; this is translated from the coding sequence ATGGCGACGGGATCCATGGAGACGGCCATCATGAGCGATCCAACGATCAAGCTCCCCGACGACCTCCTGGTCGAGATCATCTCGCGCGTGCCGTTCAAGTCCACCCGCTGCTGCAAGTGCGTCTCCACGCGCTGGCGGGACCTCATCTCCCACCCCGACCACCGCGACAAGCTTCCCCGGTCGACCCTCGCCGGCTTCTTCTGCAAAAACCGCGGCATGGACTGCGATCCACGTTTTCATGATGTTTACCACAGCGTCTCGGGGGATTGGTGCCCTTTTGACGATTCCCTCTCGTTCCTACCTGAATACGAGGAGCTTGATATCTTGGACTGCTGCAACGGCCTCCTCCTCTGTCTATGTTCGCAGCCTTATGCCGAGAAACCGGATTATGTGGTGTGCAATCCTGCCACTGAGAAATGGGTAACCTTCCCTGCCAACCGGATTGTGTCGTTTGCTCGCCTGGGATTCGACCCTGCCGTCTCCTCCCATTTCCATGTGTTTGAGTTGGTACCTATCAATTCAAAGGTGGACATGATTATAGGATCGAAGAGGTGGGGATCTACTCTTCCAAAGCTGGAGGTTGGACACATCAAATTGCTTGGGACGATCCAATTGAGATACTCTACTTTTCAGGTGGCACATTTCTCAGCGGGGTGTTGTATTTACCTTCTGATAATAATTCAGTTGCAGCCGTCGATGTGGAGGGAAATTGTAGGATCATTCCTCTTCCTACTTCTCATGATGCTCCTATTGTTCCTAATGTCTATGTATCACGGGGACAATTGTATCTCACAAATAGGGGTGCTTCTGAACTATCAATCTGGGTTCTTGAAGACTCTAGTAGTGAAGATTGTTGGACCTTGA